The Astyanax mexicanus isolate ESR-SI-001 chromosome 24, AstMex3_surface, whole genome shotgun sequence genome has a segment encoding these proteins:
- the LOC103042795 gene encoding protein phosphatase 1 regulatory subunit 15B has protein sequence MFKSMNSEEHFSNMGSQPSSTSLEKANVANVRSESSWVSMLSTVSRPAWTLLQKYLPGRAQTPSLESWAGEAERSKMDMKNPLRSLMPESPRRAHLSVAYVHCQHDSAAFVTSGDSGEALSWLTADSLAELGIENAARFEAQHAAPPAGYLNTARNFLGQVLLNAATTQKEATSSEHQPDVWYGEPAAIRYTTGSWWDGLWGASDNPQTKVPNSSPSSSSSRNRTSTDTKWTHCAERHSRGHCQAAECGSAVVTDMVDSMPRESAGPSHLKEPANNEALHMPRPESLPSSEQLPSLHQHSGVGHLVCTRAVAACSEVAVLTPDQDNGYSSLEEENANSKQLIMRLGGEKQEAERLAASQGSTGSDTGCEGEGGEGSEAGQAGESIENPQSEEVEGQEEKEKEEQEEEASEPMPVAEASSHLSTPSCQNKAIAYIMGSPCSDESGSEDDSDWDGSNDDDGFDSEGSSQFSDSEDLEDSDDEDEDQEDSEADEFDSESERLWNSLCQNRDPYNPRNFTAPIQTTPRANNSDAVESPVSGFPVESEDPFSAPSPLVPQEEESSDDTCSTDEAENLRLWNSFSCSADPYNPLNFQAPTRTQEKARGRCKKGTSLGTPVYKKEEAEERLDSGFSETAPLQDLGSSRCVRLKKVTFVEEVEEFYASSDEDRHGPWEEFARDRCRFQRRVQEVEETISYCLAPTFRLVIFERLYHSS, from the exons ATGTTTAAAAGTATGAATTCAGAAGAACACTTCTCCAACATGGGTTCCCAGCCATCCTCCACCAGCCTGGAAAAGGCAAACGTGGCTAATGTTAGATCTGAAAGCTCCTGGGTTAGTATGCTCTCCACTGTGTCCAGGCCTGCATGGACGCTTCTGCAGAAGTATTTACCAGGAAGAGCACAGACCCCGAGTCTAGAGTCATGGGCAGGCGAGGCTGAGCGGTCTAAAATGGACATGAAGAACCCACTTCGTAGCCTCATGCCGGAATCTCCGCGCAGAGCTCATCTAAGCGTAGCCTATGTGCACTGTCAGCACGACAGCGCAGCCTTCGTGACCTCCGGAGACTCCGGGGAGGCTCTGAGCTGGTTGACAGCAGACTCTTTGGCAGAGCTGGGTATTGAAAACGCTGCCCGATTCGAGGCGCAGCACGCTGCACCTCCTGCTGGATACCTCAACACAGCGAGAAACTTCCTCGGACAGGTTTTGCTCAACGCAGCCACCACGCAGAAAGAGGCCACAAGCTCTGAGCATCAGCCGGACGTTTGGTATGGAGAGCCAGCTGCCATAAGGTACACCACTGGTTCGTGGTGGGATGGGCTGTGGGGAGCAAGTGACAACCCCCAAACTAAGGTGCCAaattcatcaccatcatcatcatcatcacggaATAGAACGTCAACTGACACAAAGTGGACGCATTGTGCAGAGCGTCACAGTAGGGGTCATTGTCAGGCAGCTGAGTGTGGTTCAGCGGTGGTCACTGACATGGTGGACTCAATGCCCAGAGAAAGTGCTGGACCTTCACATTTAAAAGAGCCAGCAAACAATGAAGCCCTTCACATGCCTCGGCCCGAATCCCTCCCGAGCTCAGAACAGCTCCCATCACTTCACCAGCACAGTGGTGTGGGACATCTTGTCTGTACCAGAGCTGTCGCCGCCTGCAGCGAGGTGGCGGTTCTGACCCCAGATCAAGACAATGGCTACTCCAGTCTGGAGGAAGAAAACGCAAACTCTAAGCAGCTTATTATGAGACTTGGAGGTGAGAAGCAGGAGGCTGAGAGGCTTGCAGCTTCCCAGGGGAGCACTGGGAGCGACACTGGAtgtgagggagagggaggagagggGAGTGAAGCTGGCCAAGCCGGTGAATCTATTGAGAATCCTCAGTCTGAGGAGGTTGAGGGccaagaagagaaagagaaagaagaacagGAGGAGGAGGCCTCTGAACCTATGCCAGTGGCTGAGGCCTCTTCACACCTGTCCACTCCCAGCTGTCAAAACAAGGCGATTGCGTACATCATGGGCAGCCCTTGCAGTGATGAGTCTGGCTCAGAAGACGACAGCGACTGGGATGGCAGCAACGACGACGATGGTTTTGACAGCGAGGGCTCGTCCCAATTCTCAGATTCCGAGGACCTAGAGGACAGCGATGACGAGGATGAGGACCAGGAGGATTCTGAAGCCGACGAGTTTGACTCAGAAAGTGAGAGGCTTTGGAATTCACTGTGCCAAAACAGGGACCCATACAACCCTCGCAACTTCACTGCACCTATACAGACAACTCCTAGGGCTAATAATTCTGATGCTGTGGAGTCACCTGTCTCGGGGTTCCCAGTTGAATCTGAGGACCCATTTTCTGCCCCTTCACCACTGGTACCCCAGGAAGAGGAGTCCAGCGATGATACCTGTTCGACGGACGAGGCAGAGAACCTCAGACTGTGGAACTCTTTTAGCTGCTCAGCAGACCCCTATAATCCTCTGAACTTTCAGGCCCCAACTAGGACTCAAGAGAAAGCCAGGGGCCGTTGTAAAAAGGGGACATCCCTTGGTACTCCAGTCTATAAGAAAGAGGAGGCAGAGGAGAGGTTGGACAGTGGGTTCTCGGAGACAGCACCTTTACAAGACTTGGGAAGTTCCAGATGTGTCAGACTGAAAAAG GTGACGTTTGTGGAAGAAGTGGAGGAGTTCTATGCCAGCAGTGATGAGGACCGCCACGGCCCTTGGGAAGAGTTTGCCCGAGACCGTTGTCGCTTCCAGCGCCGCGTCCAGGAGGTGGAGGAGACCATCAGCTATTGTCTGGCTCCCACTTTCCGCCTTGTCATCTTTGAAAGACTCTACCATAGTAGTTGA